GGGGCGCCTGCTCGCCCTCGTAGATATAGCCGCAGTTTTTGCAGATCCAGGCGGTGGGCTGGGGCTTTTTGAACACCTGCTTGTCCTCCACATTGCCGGCCAGCTTCAGGTAGCGGGCCTCGTGGGTCTTTTCAATGTCGGCCACGGCCCACATCAGTTTGGCGATCTTGTCGAAGCCCTCGGCCTGGGCCTGCTCGGCAAACTGGGGGTACATCTCGCTCCACTCGTAATTTTCGCCGGTGGCGCCGTCTTTCAGGTTGTCCAGCGTGCTTTTAAAGCCGCCATTCAGTTCGATGAACCAAAGCTTTGCGTGCTCGCGCTCGTTGCGGGCGGTCTCGCGGAAAATATCCGCCATCTGCTGGTAGCCTTGCGCCTCGGCAAGGTCTGCATAATAGCCGTACTTGATGGAGGCCTGGCATTCGCCGGCGAAGGCTGCCATCAGGTTGGCCTGTGTTTTGCTGTTGTCCAGTTCCATTGGTAAAAGCCCCTTTCTTGGTGTCGGTTTCTGCTTTCAGTTTGCGGCAAAACAAAAAATTTATGCATCAGGGCGAAAAGGGGTTGACTTTTTTGCGCAAATGCTTTAAATTATACAAGGTAACTTCGTTACGGGCCTGTAGCTCAGTTGGGAGAGCGCTGCGTTCGCATCGCAGAGGTCAAGGGTTCGAATCCCTCCAGGTCCACCAAAAAAGAAGGAATTTTGTCGAATGACAAAATTCCTTCTTTTTTTGGGTTCCATGCCGCTCGATTTGATTTGATTCGCGGACGGGCGAAATGAATTCACCCTGCGGGAATTTTCCGCCCTCCTCGGACGGCTCTGAGGTTATGGCGCACTCGCTCCATCCTATTGTGCGGGATCCCGAACGCTCGAATGAAACCTATTGAGTTTGACTGAAAATCAGTCTAGCAGCTGATTCGGCCAAGCTCATAAGGCTCTTCAGGGAAGCGGCAAACCCATTACGGTCCTCCTGTTCTAGGCTTTGGACCAAAAGCTCCGTATCATGTGCTATCTGGGCGATTACTTTTGGCTGAGAGGCAGCCTGTGCCTCCAAAAGCGGAAGGCAGAGCAACATTGCCTCATGAAACTTATTCCAGATCTCTTTCATTGGCCGGCCGTCGTTTGTGTCCAGCACAAGCCCAATGCCAGTCAAAAAGACGCAAAAGTCGTTTCTTGGGACTTGCTGAGTTCTCATCCGCGCTAAGTATGCTCTAACCCGACACTTTTCCCCCGGGAAAAAGCGATCCAGGAGCCGATCCATAGAGATGGATAAGATTTGTAGCGTCTGTAAGAATGTTGAAAGGATTTTCTGAACCGGCTTTTTTTCAAGTTGTATCGTGTCCAAAGTGGGAACCGTCACCCAGGCGCCCAACCCTTGGCTGGAGGACACCACACCCAAACAGCCAAGCAGCTCCATGACCCGCCGGATGGTGCTGAAGGAGACTTCATATTCTTTTGCCAGCGTTCCATAAGAAGGAAGTATTGCATTGGGAGAATACGCTCGTTTGATGTAAATATCCCCAATTAAGTGGGCGGCCAACGAATAGCATTTTTGAGCGTGCTCCTGATAGACCTGCCACTCGAACGTAACCGGGTCTGGTCTGGGCCGCTCCTGCTTTGCTTTTTCGGTAAAGATATAGATGGCTTTAGACAAGAGTGCTAATATCTGCAAAAGAACCCGTTCCAGCTCCTCGCGGTCCTCACGCTCACAGGCCGATACTAACTGCCGGCTTAAAACCTTGTACTCCTGTTCAGCATCTGGCAGTGGGATCCGCTTTGCCAACGTGTGCGGGAATTGGTGGAAGAGAGCCAGCTCATTGAACAAGTCAAAAGCCAAACGGTTTTTGAGGGCCAGCAACATCTGGCGGCAACAATAGAATGCGATATAGAGGGAATCCCACGACATCCGTTCTGCCGTTGCTTTGATTGCATGCATATCCTTCGACTGTAATCTTTTTGCCCCCTCATGCAGCAAGGGATCCGTGACCATATAGAGGTTTTCTTTTAGGCATAGGATCGACTCTTCGCGGGCGAGATAATAGTCTTGAAGGTTGTGGAAGCACACCTCTGCAGGAGCGTCATAGGCAACGATCGTATACTTCCCCCAGCTGATCTGAATATAGCCTTCTGCCTGTAATTGCAGATAGGCATTGCGTACCGTCTGTAGGGCCGCGTGGTATACACGGCAAAGCATGTCGATGGTGGGCAGATGGTCCCCCTTCTGATAGTATCCGAATTCAATTTGGCACTTAAAAAACTGGTAGATCAGGCTTGCTCTTCCAGGCTTCACTGCATAACCTCCTTGTAGGTCTATGCTTATAACATGAATTATAACATGCCTCATAATGCAAATCTATCGAGGAAGCAAAAATCTTCACATAATTTTTATGTGTGCTGATAGGCAGGCGATCCCTGGGATGGCAAGGTCACCACAGGGCTTTTTGTTGTTTTGGCTGGTAGTCTCTTTACGATCCTGCTAATTTTTGAATATCATTGAACGACATATTTTTTCAGCATATCCGGCCTATAAAAGCAGATACTTTGCCCATATATAAATCAGTGAGGATAAATCTTGATTGTTGTGCCCTTTATAAAGAAATACTCAGAAAAAATTATAAAGACAATCATGTTGAATTTTTCCGGACTTTGCATTATAATCAAGTGTATCATATATGAGCAAAGTGAGCTGGGCGTAAAAAACAGAAGAGGGATTTGTACAAGATCAAGATGAAGCAGAAAAAGATTTGCGCAGGCCTGCAAGGCCCGCCAAACTGATTTTGAGAGGGGTTTCTCATGGAGACGGTGAAAATTTCGAGCGAGAATCCAACGCTGAATTCGATTGACGAGTACAATACGCTGATGAATTCCATGGGGATCAGTGTCAGCAAGCACAAGTTGGATCAGGACTTCACCGTGCTCTGGGCCAACGACTATTACTACTTCAATACCGGGTACAGCAAAGAGGAGTATGAAGCGCTGTTCAGGGGAAGTGTCTGCAAGTATTTTGAGGGGTATCCGGATGAACTTGCGCAGATCAAATCCGCCCTCTATGATGCCCTGGAAAAAGGAGTGCCGCAATACACAGCTATTTGTCGGATGCCGCTAAGGGGGGGGCATTCCGCTGGATCAGGATCATCGCAACCATTACAGATGATTATATAGATGGCTGTCGGGTCATTTACAGCACCTATATGGACATCAACGACATGATTAGCATCCAGGAGGAGCAGCACCGGCTTCACGGCGAATTGGAGACAGCCCTGCGGCAGTCGGAAGAGGCAAACCGTGCCAAGTCAGAGTTCCTCTCCCGCATGTCTCACGACATCCGAACGCCTATGAACGCGGTGATAGGGATGACGCAGCTTGCGTTGGAATGCCCCGGTACTCCTCCAAAGGCAACTGAATATCTGGAAAAGATAAAGCTCTCTGCCCATGTGCTGTTGAGCTTGATCAACGATGTGCTGGA
This window of the Oscillospiraceae bacterium genome carries:
- the rbr_2 gene encoding rubrerythrin, with protein sequence MELDNSKTQANLMAAFAGECQASIKYGYYADLAEAQGYQQMADIFRETARNEREHAKLWFIELNGGFKSTLDNLKDGATGENYEWSEMYPQFAEQAQAEGFDKIAKLMWAVADIEKTHEARYLKLAGNVEDKQVFKKPQPTAWICKNCGYIYEGEQAPQQCPVCKYPQGYFEVRADNY